In Stieleria varia, one genomic interval encodes:
- a CDS encoding methyltransferase domain-containing protein has product MKIRDSGMPEEAFWETLFDVDEIVDAFGWTGTDEPRDRHAIEFGCGYGSFTAALKDVFRGRLDCFELEPEMICRTKARIPEGCSTVHFHALDFLAEPWPSESRGAEVAILFHMLHLDDPLSLLRRVSEHLAPGGTLAVLHWRSDRETPRGPAMNTRPTLADLEHWADELNARSLTTLNLTRSPHHFAASIELP; this is encoded by the coding sequence TTGAAGATTCGAGACAGTGGAATGCCGGAGGAAGCGTTCTGGGAAACCCTTTTTGATGTGGACGAAATCGTTGATGCCTTTGGCTGGACGGGGACCGACGAGCCACGGGATCGCCATGCGATCGAATTCGGCTGCGGGTACGGTAGCTTCACCGCGGCATTGAAAGATGTCTTTCGCGGGCGGTTGGATTGTTTTGAGTTGGAGCCCGAGATGATCTGTCGGACGAAAGCAAGGATTCCGGAAGGTTGCAGCACGGTCCATTTCCATGCGTTGGATTTCCTTGCCGAGCCTTGGCCGTCCGAATCGCGTGGTGCCGAAGTGGCCATTTTGTTCCACATGTTGCACCTGGATGACCCTCTCTCGCTGCTGCGCCGAGTCAGCGAACACCTTGCCCCGGGCGGAACCCTTGCGGTGCTGCATTGGCGCAGCGATCGCGAAACGCCACGCGGTCCGGCCATGAACACACGTCCAACCCTTGCTGACCTCGAACACTGGGCCGACGAGTTGAATGCTCGTTCGCTGACCACGTTAAACTTGACTCGCTCACCACACCACTTTGCTGCTTCCATCGAACTGCCATGA
- a CDS encoding caspase family protein, translated as MLFSTHALAEDWVDPNYKAAPNKTPQLVIDAQGFSGRINRLAISDDGRWLAGVADKTVRVWNLSTQRIHATLRGYQEPDGFHIGYIDSITFSPDNQHLIVGVSDNSEFGSTRIYDLRQPGEIKQLVAGHTGCTRGVTFTKSGNRMATWGCDGFIVFYRQDNRGDWAIDFKVPWSGAPVALPENFPMPNDLFQFTEDERYLAFKFGSPLVVSVAQQRVVSDINQVPDAIKEIGVFNDNVNAPFSEWWFPDFKPALSSTKQPNEIFAVGYGNGIDQGRTVYFAASWKRDWAAHVVHNHSYEVTTFAWNKQANLAASADKLGRIHVWDPETGKSVTKTIDSVTQTLWNVRWAPDGRNLLFSDKNYPEGRWHFNRWAGTDKKLSLESYQVSATTAKMADHPVKPMTYHPMLGNIELQVVKNTENASIRPGRWDLRIAFPGKSRPAQSLIPWGDPAREAAINNYRIRVPRTKFGMVRCMRFVEYPGCESGATVIFGTDTGLLYEATIEQLRNGQIELHVRKQFLGHTADVTSFDVSPNQKTLATCSLDGTIRVYPLKPARAVGDIDFLNDGTRVVEVPRNGPSGRAGVLPEDTMLKFDNGSFYERIRKQQEGKYRPNQSVPIVVNRGVMMNERRQVALNVTLSEAPQLVLPLTSILMEKSGEWVSWTPEGYYDSSSAGAKFVGWHINRERHETAKFFPLDQFQPQYYQPKVVRYAITEQSSTIAIEKADAELDGFSALTPLTLASDSEVEQRTPPQIDILSPSPNYFSPTEKIRVVTRIRVPKSASLDSVRFEVDGHGVPGRPRLTNEQYAGREKEYWYEQSLALAKGDRKIAVRAFCNNQTQAESTIDCKIGAENAVDPSQGTLYILAVGMTKYANPDFELDYGAKDASDFVQAWTDLPHRHPGQIKSKILSDAEATCQNIRENGLQWLSNQPITANDTVMVFLSGHAVYDQNEDWYFAGHDVDPERLIATGISDAELDNVLRKIPTNLILFCDTCHAGGFEATAKVFKNPESGTSIWRGRGHVVFASCLPHEESLEDSRWENGAFTQAILEFLQSSKSDYDQDGTLTFDEMAIFVKSAVRRMTDESQNPAIEVPSSVSNIPFTTRH; from the coding sequence TTGTTATTTTCAACCCACGCCTTGGCGGAAGACTGGGTGGACCCGAACTACAAAGCGGCCCCCAATAAAACACCCCAGCTTGTGATCGATGCGCAAGGATTCTCGGGCAGAATCAATCGACTGGCGATCAGCGATGACGGACGTTGGCTCGCGGGTGTGGCTGACAAAACGGTACGAGTTTGGAATTTGAGCACGCAACGGATTCACGCTACGTTGCGTGGTTACCAAGAGCCCGACGGTTTCCACATCGGCTACATCGACTCGATCACGTTTTCACCCGACAATCAACACTTGATCGTGGGTGTCTCGGATAACAGTGAGTTCGGCTCCACTCGGATCTACGATCTGCGGCAACCGGGGGAGATCAAGCAATTGGTTGCCGGGCATACCGGATGCACTCGCGGTGTGACGTTCACCAAATCAGGCAACCGAATGGCTACTTGGGGATGTGATGGCTTCATCGTTTTCTATCGTCAAGACAATCGAGGTGACTGGGCGATCGATTTCAAGGTGCCATGGAGCGGGGCTCCTGTGGCCTTGCCAGAGAATTTCCCCATGCCCAATGATCTTTTTCAGTTCACCGAGGACGAACGCTATCTCGCATTTAAGTTTGGATCGCCGTTGGTGGTCTCGGTTGCACAACAGCGTGTTGTGTCCGACATCAATCAAGTCCCCGATGCGATCAAGGAGATTGGCGTATTCAACGACAACGTCAACGCGCCCTTTTCAGAATGGTGGTTTCCTGATTTCAAACCGGCACTCTCATCGACCAAACAACCAAATGAGATCTTTGCGGTCGGATATGGCAACGGGATCGATCAAGGGCGAACGGTTTACTTTGCGGCCAGTTGGAAGAGGGATTGGGCCGCGCATGTGGTGCACAACCATAGCTACGAAGTCACCACGTTCGCCTGGAACAAGCAGGCAAACCTAGCGGCCAGCGCCGACAAACTTGGCAGGATCCATGTCTGGGATCCAGAGACGGGCAAGAGCGTCACAAAGACGATCGACTCGGTCACTCAAACGCTTTGGAACGTGCGATGGGCGCCAGATGGTCGGAACCTGTTGTTCAGTGACAAAAACTATCCCGAGGGACGATGGCATTTCAACCGCTGGGCCGGAACCGACAAGAAACTGTCTTTGGAATCGTATCAGGTGTCCGCGACGACGGCGAAGATGGCGGATCATCCGGTCAAACCGATGACCTATCACCCGATGCTGGGCAACATCGAATTGCAGGTCGTCAAGAACACGGAGAACGCCAGCATCCGGCCAGGACGATGGGATTTGCGCATTGCGTTTCCTGGAAAAAGCCGCCCTGCTCAGTCCTTGATCCCATGGGGCGATCCTGCTCGCGAAGCCGCCATCAACAACTATCGAATCCGCGTGCCGCGAACGAAGTTTGGAATGGTTCGCTGCATGCGATTTGTCGAGTACCCGGGTTGTGAAAGTGGAGCGACGGTGATCTTTGGAACCGACACGGGGCTGTTGTACGAAGCGACGATCGAACAACTCCGGAACGGACAAATCGAGCTTCATGTGAGAAAACAATTTCTTGGGCACACCGCGGACGTGACTTCTTTTGACGTCTCTCCCAACCAAAAAACGCTAGCGACGTGTTCACTCGACGGCACCATTCGCGTGTATCCGCTCAAGCCGGCTCGGGCCGTGGGGGACATCGACTTTTTGAACGATGGCACGCGGGTAGTCGAGGTGCCACGCAACGGGCCGTCCGGTCGAGCCGGTGTCCTGCCCGAAGACACGATGCTGAAGTTCGATAACGGATCGTTCTACGAACGAATTCGCAAACAACAGGAAGGAAAGTACCGACCGAATCAAAGCGTTCCCATCGTTGTCAATCGCGGTGTGATGATGAACGAGCGCAGACAAGTCGCGTTGAATGTGACCTTGTCAGAAGCTCCCCAGTTGGTCCTGCCGTTGACCAGCATTCTGATGGAAAAGTCGGGTGAATGGGTCAGTTGGACTCCCGAGGGCTACTACGACTCGTCCAGTGCGGGCGCAAAGTTTGTCGGCTGGCACATCAATCGTGAAAGACACGAAACGGCAAAGTTCTTTCCGCTGGATCAGTTTCAGCCCCAATACTATCAACCAAAAGTCGTCCGGTACGCAATCACCGAACAGTCCAGCACGATCGCGATCGAGAAAGCGGATGCGGAACTCGATGGTTTTTCCGCGCTGACGCCACTGACGTTGGCATCCGATTCGGAAGTTGAGCAACGAACGCCACCACAGATCGATATCCTCTCGCCATCGCCCAACTATTTCAGTCCGACAGAAAAGATTCGTGTGGTGACTCGTATTAGAGTTCCTAAATCGGCCAGCTTGGACAGCGTCCGATTCGAGGTCGACGGACATGGCGTCCCCGGGCGTCCTCGATTGACCAACGAGCAATACGCGGGACGGGAGAAGGAATATTGGTACGAGCAATCGTTAGCGCTGGCCAAAGGAGATCGCAAGATCGCGGTGAGGGCTTTCTGCAACAATCAGACGCAAGCAGAATCAACCATCGATTGCAAAATCGGAGCCGAGAACGCGGTCGATCCGTCACAGGGCACGCTCTATATTTTGGCCGTTGGGATGACGAAGTACGCCAATCCCGACTTTGAGTTGGACTATGGTGCCAAGGATGCGAGCGATTTCGTACAGGCTTGGACGGATCTGCCTCATCGTCATCCCGGTCAAATCAAGTCCAAGATCCTGAGCGATGCGGAAGCAACCTGCCAGAACATTCGCGAAAACGGACTGCAATGGCTCTCCAATCAGCCGATCACCGCGAATGATACGGTGATGGTGTTCTTGTCCGGGCACGCCGTCTACGATCAAAACGAAGACTGGTATTTTGCCGGCCACGACGTGGACCCCGAGCGATTGATCGCCACAGGCATCTCGGATGCCGAGTTGGATAATGTCCTGCGAAAGATCCCCACGAATTTGATTCTCTTTTGCGACACCTGCCATGCGGGCGGATTCGAAGCGACGGCGAAGGTGTTCAAGAATCCCGAGAGCGGGACCAGCATCTGGCGCGGCCGTGGGCACGTGGTCTTCGCCAGTTGTCTGCCTCACGAGGAAAGTTTGGAGGACAGTCGCTGGGAAAACGGCGCGTTCACGCAAGCGATTCTTGAGTTCCTGCAGTCATCCAAGTCGGACTACGACCAGGACGGCACGTTGACGTTTGACGAGATGGCGATCTTCGTCAAATCGGCTGTTCGGCGAATGACCGACGAATCGCAAAACCCGGCGATCGAAGTTCCCTCATCGGTGAGCAACATTCCGTTTACGACACGTCACTGA